TGGTCCTCTTCTTCCGGCACCAGGCCGCGATGCGGCTGGAGGCCGCCTACATGGACCTCGAGGAAGCCAATGCGCGGGCCCAGGAATCCGCCCGCATGAAGACCCAGTTCATCCACCAGATTTCCCACGAAATCCGCACTCCGCTCAACCTGCTGGCAGGTTTCACGCAGATCCTCGCGATGTCCGACGCCGAGCTCGACAGCGAGACCCGCGCCACCCTCAAGAAGCAGATCACCGACAATACGGGCCGCATCACCAGCCTGATCAACAAGATGCTGGAACTCTCCGAGGCCAGCAGCAACACCTTCCTCGACCGGTCCGAGAGCATCTCCGCCATGCAGATTGCCTCGGAAGCCGCCGACATTTCCGGCGTTTCCACGGCCCGGCACATTGACCTTGACCTCCAGCTTCCGGTCGAAGCCGCGGCCACGATCCGGACCAACAAATCCGCCGCCGTGCGGGCCCTGGCCCTCGTGCTCGACAACGCCCGCAAGTTCACCGCGCCGGCCGGCGCCACCCGCGACGCCGTCCCGACGAAGAAGCAGCGCGTCACCCTGCGCGTCGTCAAGGACCCGGAACAGGTCCGTTTCGTGGTCGAGGATACCGGCATCGGCATTCCGCCGGAGAAGGCGGAGGAAATTTTCAAGGAATTCGTGCAGCTCAACGACTACTACGACGGCACGGGCATCGGCCTGACCGTCGCGCGCTCGCTGGCCCGCCGCCTGGGCGGCGACGTCCGGCTCGACAGCACCTACTCGGGCGGCGCCCGCTTCCTCTTCACGCTCCCCAGCTAGGGGTATTGCGCGATTCCGCAAAAATTCGGTAACTTTGCATCCGTATGGCCGAATCGAATTTCATAGACTACGTCAAGATCTACTGCGCCTCCGGACACGGAGGAGCCGGCAGTTCCCATCTGCACCGCGCCAAATATGTCCCCAAGGGGGGACCGGACGGCGGTGACGGCGGGCGCGGCGGACACATCATCCTGCGCGCCAATCCGCAGTTCTGGACGCTGATCCACCTGAAGTACCGCAAGAACATCCACGCCACCGACGGCGAGAAGGGCGGCTCCGCCCTGCGCACCGGCAAGAACGGCGAGGACATCTACCTCGACGTGCCCATCGGCACGGTCGCCAAGAACGCCGAGACCGGCGAGGTGCTTTTCGAGATGATGGAAGCGGGGGAGGAGCGCATCCTCTGCCGCGGCGGCCGCGGCGGTCTGGGCAACGACAACTTCAAGTCCGCCACCCAGCAGACGCCCCGCTACGCCCAACCGGGCGAGGAAGGGGAGGAAGGAGTCTTCATCCTCGAGCTCAAGCTGTTGGCCGACGTCGGACTCGTCGGATTCCCCAATGCCGGCAAATCGACCCTTCTGGCCACGATTACGGCTGCCAAGCCGAAGATCGCCTCCTATGCCTTCACGACCCTGGAGCCCAACCTCGGCATCGTCCGCTACTACGACGACAAATCCTTCGTGATGGCCGACATCCCGGGCATCATCGAGGGCGCGCACGAGGGCAAGGGCATCGGCATCCGTTTCCTGCGCCACATCGAGCGCAATTCCGTGCTGCTCTTCATGGTCAGCGTGGAGGAGGAAGACATCGCCGGCGCCTACAAGACCCTGCTCGCGGAGCTCAAACTCTACAATCCCGAGCTGCTGACCAAGCAGCGCGTGCTCGCCATCACCAAGTGCGACCTCATCGACGCCGACCTCGAGAAGATGATTAAGCCGCACCTGCCGCGCAAGATACCGCACGTGTTCATTTCCTCCAGCACCGGCGAAGGGCTGCAGGAGCTGAAAGATATGCTCTGGAAGGCCTTGCAGGCCTAGTCTTTCTCCTTGGTCTTCCCCTTCAGGACATGGATCCTGTGGGCGGAGACTTCCAGGATCAGGGGCAGACGCCCCTCCAGCTCGCCGTCATACTCGATCAGGTCCGCCGAAGCTTCGTTCAGCGGAGCGATCTCGAGTGTCTGGCAGTGGCCGCTCCGGATGATGGAGGATTCGTGCGTCGTGCCCGCGAAGAGGCGGGGGATCTCCTTCACCAGGCTGCCGAGCCGGGCCTTCGGGACGATCATGTAGTCCAGCATGCCGTCGTCGTTGACGGCCAGCGGCACCTGCCGCATGCCGCCGCCCGAATAGGGGCCGTTGCCCGCGGCCAGGGAGAAGATCTCGCCGCTGAAGACGTTCTCGCCGTCCTCGCGCACGAGCACCGAGATGGGCTTCAGGTGGAAAATCGTGTATCTGAGCGCATTGAGATAGATCATCTTGCCGCGCATGCCGCGCTCCTTCTGGTGGTTCACCATGTCGCACACGTGCGAATCGAAGCCGATGCCGGCGCAGTTGGCCATGTAGTGGACCTTGCCGCCGTCGCTCACGCCGCGGATGATGTCCATCCAGCCGAAGGAGCCGTCCATCAGCAGGGCCAGCGCTTCCTTGACGTTGTCCGGCACATGGCAGGACTTGATCCAGTCGTTGCCGGAGCCGATAGGGATGACGGCCAGGTAGAAGTCCTCCGGGGGCGTCCCGGTCTCCTCACACCAGCTGCAGATACCGCCCAGCACCTCGTGCAGGGAGCCGTCGCCACCCACCGCAGCGATGCGGCGATAGCCTTCGGCGGCCGCCTCGCGGGCCAGGGTGATGGCATGTTTCTTGTGATCCGTCATCGCGGTCACGAAAGGAATTCCTTCCGCTTCAAGGAGGCGCTCGGCGGGCACCCATTCGGACATCGTCTTCCCGGAACCGGCTCTGGGATTGACGATGAAATACCACGAGGTTTTTGTCTCAGACATACCACGAAAATAGTATTTTTTTGTTAAATTTGCAATTCTAGCATTATTAGGATTTATGGGTAAAGTCATCGCAATAGCAAACCAGAAAGGAGGCGTCGGCAAGACGACCACCGCCATCAACCTGGCAGCCTCTCTCGCCGTACTGGAGAAGAAGGTGCTGATCATCGATGCCGACCCGCAGGCCAACACGACCTCGGGTCTGAACTTCGCGCCGGACAACGACCAGCAGCGCACCCTGTACGAGGTGATGATCGGCCAGATCGACGTCGCGGACGCCCTGATCCAGACCGAGATCGCCAACCTCCACATGATCCCGTCCCACATCAACCTCGTGGGCGCCGAATTCGAAATGCTGGAGGCGGAGGAGCGCGAGTCGCTGCTCAAGAAGGCCCTGGCCCCGATCCGGGACAACTACGACTTCATCATCATCGACTGCTCGCCCTCGCTGGGCATCATCACGGTCAACACGCTCACCGCGGCCGACTCCGTGATCATCCCGGTCCAGCCCGAATTCTTTGCGCTGGAGGGCCTCGGCAAGCTTCTCCAGACCATCCGTCTGGTGCAGGGCGGCGTCAATCCGGACCTGACGATCGAGGGCTTCGTGGTCACGATGTTCGACGGACGCACCCGCGTCCATACCCAGGTGCTCGCCGAGCTGCGCGACCATTTCCGCGACCTCGTCTTCAAGACGGTGATCCAGCGCAACATCCGCCTCAGCGAAGCCCCTTCCCACGGTAAACCCATTATCCTTTACGACATTATGTGCAACGGCTCCACCAATTACCTCAATCTCGCGAAAGAGGTCCTGGAGCACAACGGTGAAACTGTATGAGCAAAGAACCCAGAGGACTTGGCAAGGGCCTGAGCGCCCTGCTCGGCGAAGTGCCCGATGCCGACCAGCTCCGCAAGCCGGTCGGATATGTCAACAAAGAAATCGTAGGGAGCCGCGGCCGCCAGGAGAACACGGCGGACATCCTCCGCATTCCCGTGGACATGATCGAGCCGAACCCGTTCCAGCCGCGTATGTCGTTCGACCAGGTCGCCCTGGAAGAACTGGCCGCCTCCATCCGCACGCTCGGCCTCATCCAGCCCGTCACCGTCCGGCGCATCACCGACCGCCGCTACCAGATTATCAGCGGCGAGCGCCGCTACAAGGCCTGCCGCCTCGCCGGCATGACCACCATCCCGGCCTACATCCGCGACGCCAACGACCAGGGCATGCTGGAGATGGCCATCGTGGAGAACGTCCAGCGCGAGGATCTCGACCCGATCGAGCTCGCCCTCAGCTACCGCCGCCTGATCGACGAATGCCAGCTCACGCAGGACAACCTCGCCGACCGGGTGGGGAAGAAGCGCGCCACCGTGGCCAACACCCTCCGCCTGCTCAAGCTGCCCGCCAAGGTGCAGCACGACATCAAGGTCGGCCTCCTGAGCGCCGGCCACGCCAAGGCCATCCTCGGCGTCGATTCCCCCGAAGTCCAGGAGCAGCTCTGCGACCTCGTGATCCGCGACGGCCTGTCCGTCCGCGAGCTCGAGAGCATCGTCCGCAAGCTCCAGGTCGATCCCGACGCAGCCAAGGCCAAGGTCCGCAACGCCCATCCCACGCAGCAGCTCCCGCCGGACTACTACCGCATCCTGGAGCATGTCGGCAAGTATTTCTCCAACGACATTTCGCTGAAGCGCAACGCCTCCGGCAAGGGCATCATGACCATCCGTTTCGAGTCGGACGAGGAAGTGCAGAAGTTCGTCAAGGCGCTGGAGGAAAAGCAGTTCTGATGAGGCACCTGAAAGGAATCGGCGTGTTGTTGATGGCGGTCCTGTCTACCGCCATTTTCAGCGTGGACGCTTCCGCCCAGCTCTTCAAGGAAGAGGCCTTCAACCAGCAATACAACGACGACCCGGCTTCGGACCAGGACACCACGGACGTGCTCTTCTCCTTCAAGGAGTACTTCGGCGGCCTGAGCCACAAGCGGGAGATCCGCATCGGCACGATGACCGCCGGCTCGGCGCTCTTCATCGGCGGCTCGCAGATCTACAACCGCCAGGCCTGGAAGCTCCCGATCGTCTATTCCGCCATCGGCGGCAGCCTCGGCGCTGGCATCGCGCTCAACGCCAAGGGCAACAAGGAAGCCGCCAAATACTGCTTCATCGGCGCCGGCGTCGCCTACTGGGCCACGCTGATGGACGGCGTGATCAACTTCAAGCCCAGCGAATACCCCCATCCCGGCAAGGCCACGCTCTACTCGCTCCTTGTCCCGGGACTCGGACAGATCTACAACCGCGAATACTGGAAGCTGCCCATCTATCTGGGCGCCATCGGTTTCGCCGTCCACCTCTATGCGGACAACCGGGCCAACTATCTGCGTTTCCGCGACATCTACATCCAGGCCTCCGACAAGAGCTACAGTGGTCCCATTTCGGCCCAACAGGCCCTTTACTACCGCGATATCTATCGGCGCTACCGGGACTATTCCGTCCTCGCCATCGCCGCGCTATATGTCCTGCAGGTCATCGATGCCAACGTCTTCTCGTATATGCACAACTTCGAGGTGGACGACGACATCGCCCTCAAGGTCGCTCCGGCCGTCATCATTCCGGACAACCAGTTTGCATCCATCACACCCACATCCCAGCCGGCGGCCTTCGGGTTGCGCCTGGGCCTCAATTTCTGACAATGAAAAGAAGTTATATCCTGTTGATCCTCTTGTCCGCCCTTTGCCTGCCGCTTGCCGCGCAGACGGGGCATGAAGCCGAAACCGTCGTCCTGGAGCAGAACCGCCCGCCCGTGAAGGAGCGCAAGCCGTTCCGCCAGATCCTCAGCGAGCTTTTCCGGCGTCAGGACGACAAGCAGGCCAGGCAGGAGAACGAAGTGCTGCGCTACGAGCTGGATTCGCTCCAGATGCTGGTGGACAGCCTTCGCAACCGCGTCTTCTTCGACGAGCAGGAGATCTCCGTCCTGCAGGAAGACGAGGCCCGCAGCTTCGACTATTCGCCCGAGGCGCAGGACAGCCTGCTGCAGCTCTGGTACAAGAATACGCTGGCGTCGGATTTCGACACCGTCAACGAATATGACATGGACTCCGTGCGCTTCTCGTCCAACGTCTCCGACGCCGAGATGATGCGCCGCCTGTCCGCGATGAATTCCTTCATCACGCTGCCGTACAACGACGTCGTCAAGAACTACATCATCCTCTATTCCGAGCGCATGCCCTCCAAGATGGGGCGCGTGCTCGGCCTGAGCGGCTATTATTTCCCGATCTTCGAGGACATCCTGCTCCGCTACGGCCTGCCGCAGGAGCTCAAGTACATGGCCGTCATCGAGTCGATGCTCAATCCGGTCGCCACTTCCCGCGCCGGCGCGCGCGGCATCTGGCAGTTCATGTACCAGACGGGCGTCGGCTACGGCCTGGAGATCAATTCCTTCGTGGACGAGCGCCTGGACGTGGAGAAGGCCGTCGAGGCCGCCGCACGCTATCTGCGCGACGCCTACAGGACCTTCGGCGACTGGGCCCTGGCCATCAGTTCCTACAACTGCGGCGCGGGCAACGTCTCCAAGGCCATCCGCCGCGCGGACGGCAAGCGCGATTTCTGGAGCATCTACGAGTATCTCCCGCGCGAGACGCGCGGCTACGTGCCCGCGTTCGTGGGCGCGATGTACGCGATGACCTATCATCGCGAATACGGCATCGCGCCGCAGCAGACGGGCATGCCGGTGCAGACGGATACCTTCATGATCCGCCGCAATCTCCATTTCTCCCAGATCGAAGCCGTCGTGGGCGTGCCGATGAAGGACCTGCAGAATCTCAACCCGCAGTATGTCAACGACATCATCCCGGGCAACAAGCATCCCTACGTGCTGAAGCTGCCCTACAACTGGACCGGCAGTTTCCTGGATGCCAACCGCGATTCGCTCTATGCCTACAAGGCCGACTCGCTGCTGAGCGGCAAGGTGCTGGCGGACGTGGCCGCCGGCCGCTCGGGCAAGAGCACTTCCGGGCAGCAGCGGATCGCCTACAAGGTCAAGAGCGGGGATTACCTGGGCCGGATCGCATCAAGATACGGTGTGACCATCAACCAGATCAAGAGTTGGAACCACCTGCGCTCCAACAGCATCCAGATCGGCCAGACGCTGTATATCTACAAGAACGGCGGTCCTTCGATCTCGCAGGGGAGCACGGGCGGCAAGTCGGGCGGCAGCAGTAGCAGCAAGCCCAAGACCGTCATCTACACGGTCAAGAACGGCGATTCGCTCTCCAAGATCGCGAGCCGGTACAAGGGCGTCTCCATCAACGACATCAAGAAGGCAAACGGCCTCAAGTCCGACGCCATCCGCGCCGGCCAGAAGCTGACGATCCCGCAGAAATAATTACTTCTTGTAGTATTTGGGCCAGCAGGCCTCGAGGTAGGACTTCAGACGGTCCTCCTGGGCGTTGGGCTGCGGCTCGTAGAAAGCTGTGCCTGAGAGCTTTTCGGGCAGGAATTCCAGGTCCGTGAAATGCCCGGGGAAGTCGTGGGCATATTTGTAGCCGTCGGCATAGCCCAGATCCTCCATCAGCTTGGTGGGCGCGTTGCGCAGATAGAGCGGCACGGAGGCCGTCTGGTCGGCCTTGGCCGCGGCCAGCGCCTTGTCGATGGCCAGATAGGCCGAATTGCTCTTGGGCGAGCTGGCAAGGTAGACGGCGCACTCGCTGAGCGGGATGCGCGCTTCCGGCATGCCGATCGAATGCACGATGCGGAAGGTCGCGTCCGCCAGCAGCAGCGCATTGGGATTGGCCAGGCCGATGTCTTCGGCGGCCAGGATGCAGAGCCTGCGCGCGATGAAGAGGGGATCCTCGCCGCCGTCCAGCATCCGCGCCATCCAGTAGACCGCCGCATTGGGATCCGACCCGCGGACGCTCTTGATGAAGGCGGAAATGATATCGTAGTGCATCTCGCCGCCCTTGTCGTAGATGGCGACATTCTCCTGCAGGCATTCCGTGACCGTGCGGTTGTCGATCACGACCGGATCGGCCTTGCCAACCTGCGCATCCACCACGATCTCCAGGATATTCAGCAACTTACGCGCGTCGCCGCCGCTGTGGCGGAACAGCGCGTCCGTCTCCCGCACCTCGATCCGGCGCTCCTTGAGGACTTCGTCCTCGCGCAGCGCACGGTCCAGCAGCGCCTGCAGGTCCTCGACCTCCAGCGACTTCAGCACGAAGACCTGGCAACGGGAAAGCAGCGGCGTGATCACCTCGAAGGAAGGATTCTCCGTCGTGGCGCCGATCAGGATGACGGTGCCGGCCTCGACGGCCCCCAGGAGCGCATCCTGCTGGGCTTTGTTGAAGCGATGGATCTCGTCGATGAACAGGATGGGAGCGCCGGCGGGGGAGAAGAGCGACTTGGCCTTGGCGGCATCGATCACCTCGCGCACGTCCTTGACGCCCGAGCTGACGGCGGACAGGGTATAGAACTCACGGTCCAGCGTCCCGGCGATGATGCGCGCAAGGGTGGTCTTGCCCACGCCCGGCGGGCCCCAGAGAATGAAGGAAGACAAAGCGCCCGAGTCCATCATGTTCCGCAGGATGCATCCCGGACCGACCAGGTGCCGCTGACCGACGTATTCGGACAGCTTTTGGGGCCGCATCCGCTCCGGAAGAGGCGGTAACATTTTTGTTACTGACCCAAACACTTTTGTTTTATCCTCTAATATTCAAGCTTTTTAATGTAAGAGCGACGGCGCTTCTTGCTGACCGGGTTGAACTCCCGGAACTGGGTCTGATTCTTGAGGTTCGTCTCCAGGACGGCGTTGCTTTCGCAGTGCTTGATGCCCATCGCATTGAACTTCCTGAACATGTCCATGAAGACGAGGGAGTTCACGCCGCTGTTCTGGTAGTCCGGGCGGACACCGATCAGCAGCAGCTCGGCCATCTCGCCGTGCTTGAGGAACATCGCCTTGAGCAGCGGCCACCAGCCGAAGGGGAAGAGCTTGCCGCGGGTCTTCTGCAGGGCCTTGACGATCGACGGCATCGAGATGCCGAAGGCCACCAGTTCACCCTTCTCATTCTCCACCATCGACAGGAAGCGCAGGTCCAGGATGCTCAGGTAGAATCCGAGATACTTCTCGGCCATGTGGTCCGGCAGGACGGTGAAATTATAGAGATCCTTGTAGCACTCGTTGATGCAGTGGAACACCTTGTGGCCGTAGTCCTCCTTGCGGATGATCCTGCGGGTCAGCTGGCGGACGTGGACGTTGGCGCGCTGCTCGATGATGGCGGCCATGCGCGGCCAGCGCTCGGGCATCTGCTCGGGAACGGTGACGATGTACTCGATCCAGTCAGCGTCCTTGGTGAAGCCCATCTCGTCCAGATAATCGTTATAATAAGGATGGTTGTAGATCAGCGCCATGGTGCTCAGCTGGTCGTAGCCCTCGACGAGCATGCCCTCGGGGTCGAAATCCGTAAAGCCCAGCGGGCCCACGACCGACTCCATCCCGAACTTGCGGCCGAACTCGTAGACCTTGTCCATCAGGGCCTGGGCCACCTCCTTGTCCTCGATGAAGTCATACCAGCCGAAGCGCACCTCCTTGTGGTTCCACTGCTCGTTGGCCTTGCGGTTGACGATGGCGGCCACGCGGCCGGCCAGCTCGCCGTCCTTGTAGGCAAGATACAGCTCGGAATCGCAGAACTCCTGCGCGGCGCCCTTCTCCTGGTCCAGCGTATCCATCTGGTCGAAGACGAGGGGAGGGACATAATAAGGGTTGTCACGATACAGTTTCTCCGGGAAATTGACGAACTTCTTGAGCTCGGAACGGGTCCGGACAGGACGAATCTCGATAGACATTTTGGATAGGTTCTAGTTGTTTTCAGTACTGCGAAGATAGCACTTTCATAGGAAATAATCAAAGATTTGGCTATATTCGTGTCATGCTCCGGAAGCTCCATATCCGACTGGCAGCCGTGCTGTTATTCCTGCTTCTGGGCCCCGCGGTCCGGGGCCAGGAGGCCCTGCTGGGCGTTTTCAACTCGCCCAAGGGCATCGGGGTCACGGCCCTTTTCGGGCCGGAGTGGGGGGACGAATCCAACATCCTCACCCTGCGTACGGACTTCTACGGCCTGCTGGGCGGACGCACGCACAAGATGGGCATCTGCGTCACCTACACGCACGACTACGCCATCTACCGGCTCTGGGAGGAGCAGTTCGACATGACCCTGCACGCCGGAGCCGGCGGCCAGATCGGCTACGTCCAGGACTGGGAGAAGGGCCTGTTCAGCCAGTTCGAGCGGCAGCTCGCGCACAAGCCGGGCCTGGCCGTCGCCCTGGCGGGCAACATCGGCCTGCGCTTCGACTTCGACCGCCTGACCCTGGACCTGAGCTTCACCGTCGCGCCGGGCATGCACCTGCGCACGGACGAGGACACCGACGACGTGCTCCTGTCGTTCTACCATGCCGGCATCTACCACGCCTATTTCCCGCAGCTTAACATTATGTACCGCTTCTGATGATGAGACGCAAGTTATTATCAATCATTATTCTGCTCTTGTCATTCGCGACGGTCGCACCGGCGCGGGTCCTGCCCGGAGGCCCGGTGTTCAACCGGCTTCGCGTCGGGTTGGAGTGGGGCTATACCCAGACCTTCTTCCTGGCCCGCAGCTACAACTACATCAGCGATGACGGCTACCGCGTCTACGAAAAGTCCATCGGGTTCCACTGGAGCGCCAACGCCCAGATCCTGGCGCAGGCCGGCTACATCCTCGGCGAGCGGAGCCTCGTCTCGCTGTGCGCCGGCTACATGGGGATGGGAAAGGACAACCGCCTGCTCCCGCTCGCGCTCCGCTACACCTTCTTCCCGCGCGCGGTCTACAACGACGGATTCTTCGTTTACGGACAGGGCGGCGTGGCCTGGCACGTCCACACCACGGCCGGCAAGACGGCCGTCCTCGGCGTGCTGGGCGGCGGCTACCGCGTCCGGCTCAGCGACACCTGCAACCTGGACCTGCTCGTCGGGCTCAAGGGCCTGGTCGACCGTCCGGCGATTCCGGACCCGGCGCGCCCGGGCAGCATTCCGGAACAAAATATCCGGCGAAACATCGCCGGATACTGTGCACTTGATTTCTCTGTCGCCGTCAGCTTCTAGAAGAGGCTGTCCACCGCTGTGATAATCTCCTCCGCGGACTGGTTGGGATCCAGGACCAGATCCGGTTCCTTGAGGACATAGCCCTTGGCCATCGAGCCGAGCGTACCGCCGCCCGTGCAGTTGAGCATGATGCATTCGTCCTTGGCCACGGTCCCGTCCGCGACCGCCTGGGCCAGCGCGGCCACGGCGGCGCAAGGGGCGGGGAGGAGGTCGTAGCCCTCGAGGTTGCGGAACTGCAGGAGCCAGTACATGATGTCGTCGTTGCTGCAGGTGAAGGTGTCGCCCTTGCTCTCGCGCAGCACGTCAAACACGCCGCCGGCAAGGCTGTAGGGCGGTTTGCGGTTGGCCAGCACCTTGGCGAGGATGACCTCCGCATTGCGGCGCCCCTCGGCGGGATCCAGCGCCGCGAGCGCGCGGGACTGGGCCTTCCACGAATCGTGGATCAGCGTGAACGGCCGGTTCTGCGCCATGTACACGCGCATCTTGTTGGGACCGAAACGCCCGTCGGCCGCGAGGCGCTCGGCGTTCTCCCAGGCCGCCACGGCGCCGGTGCCGGACCCGACCGCCTGGAAATAGGCGTCGGGGATGCGGCCGGCCTTCTCCACGCAGCTGAGCAGGGTCGTGCCCATGCCGTCGCGGCGCGCCACGTTCTTGGCGCCGCCTTCGAGGAAGTAGCGGGGATCCTGCGCGAGTTTCTCGCCCAGCGTGATGGCGTCATAATAGTCGCAGCCGTGCGGGGCGGCGATCACCTTGACGCAGCGGTTCAGCTTCTTGTGGAACCACAGGTCG
This Bacteroidales bacterium WCE2004 DNA region includes the following protein-coding sequences:
- a CDS encoding Signal transduction histidine kinase gives rise to the protein MNHIKSFLLLLVLLTANIPVYCQTSVRQEDVPAVVSKYTQYPQGDMVPRERFVGTVAALVFIVLAFILVLFFRHQAAMRLEAAYMDLEEANARAQESARMKTQFIHQISHEIRTPLNLLAGFTQILAMSDAELDSETRATLKKQITDNTGRITSLINKMLELSEASSNTFLDRSESISAMQIASEAADISGVSTARHIDLDLQLPVEAAATIRTNKSAAVRALALVLDNARKFTAPAGATRDAVPTKKQRVTLRVVKDPEQVRFVVEDTGIGIPPEKAEEIFKEFVQLNDYYDGTGIGLTVARSLARRLGGDVRLDSTYSGGARFLFTLPS
- a CDS encoding GTP-binding protein codes for the protein MAESNFIDYVKIYCASGHGGAGSSHLHRAKYVPKGGPDGGDGGRGGHIILRANPQFWTLIHLKYRKNIHATDGEKGGSALRTGKNGEDIYLDVPIGTVAKNAETGEVLFEMMEAGEERILCRGGRGGLGNDNFKSATQQTPRYAQPGEEGEEGVFILELKLLADVGLVGFPNAGKSTLLATITAAKPKIASYAFTTLEPNLGIVRYYDDKSFVMADIPGIIEGAHEGKGIGIRFLRHIERNSVLLFMVSVEEEDIAGAYKTLLAELKLYNPELLTKQRVLAITKCDLIDADLEKMIKPHLPRKIPHVFISSSTGEGLQELKDMLWKALQA
- a CDS encoding Diacylglycerol kinase catalytic domain-containing protein, whose product is MSETKTSWYFIVNPRAGSGKTMSEWVPAERLLEAEGIPFVTAMTDHKKHAITLAREAAAEGYRRIAAVGGDGSLHEVLGGICSWCEETGTPPEDFYLAVIPIGSGNDWIKSCHVPDNVKEALALLMDGSFGWMDIIRGVSDGGKVHYMANCAGIGFDSHVCDMVNHQKERGMRGKMIYLNALRYTIFHLKPISVLVREDGENVFSGEIFSLAAGNGPYSGGGMRQVPLAVNDDGMLDYMIVPKARLGSLVKEIPRLFAGTTHESSIIRSGHCQTLEIAPLNEASADLIEYDGELEGRLPLILEVSAHRIHVLKGKTKEKD
- a CDS encoding chromosome partitioning protein: MGKVIAIANQKGGVGKTTTAINLAASLAVLEKKVLIIDADPQANTTSGLNFAPDNDQQRTLYEVMIGQIDVADALIQTEIANLHMIPSHINLVGAEFEMLEAEERESLLKKALAPIRDNYDFIIIDCSPSLGIITVNTLTAADSVIIPVQPEFFALEGLGKLLQTIRLVQGGVNPDLTIEGFVVTMFDGRTRVHTQVLAELRDHFRDLVFKTVIQRNIRLSEAPSHGKPIILYDIMCNGSTNYLNLAKEVLEHNGETV
- a CDS encoding chromosome partitioning protein, ParB family; protein product: MSKEPRGLGKGLSALLGEVPDADQLRKPVGYVNKEIVGSRGRQENTADILRIPVDMIEPNPFQPRMSFDQVALEELAASIRTLGLIQPVTVRRITDRRYQIISGERRYKACRLAGMTTIPAYIRDANDQGMLEMAIVENVQREDLDPIELALSYRRLIDECQLTQDNLADRVGKKRATVANTLRLLKLPAKVQHDIKVGLLSAGHAKAILGVDSPEVQEQLCDLVIRDGLSVRELESIVRKLQVDPDAAKAKVRNAHPTQQLPPDYYRILEHVGKYFSNDISLKRNASGKGIMTIRFESDEEVQKFVKALEEKQF
- a CDS encoding membrane-bound lytic murein transglycosylase D, whose product is MKRSYILLILLSALCLPLAAQTGHEAETVVLEQNRPPVKERKPFRQILSELFRRQDDKQARQENEVLRYELDSLQMLVDSLRNRVFFDEQEISVLQEDEARSFDYSPEAQDSLLQLWYKNTLASDFDTVNEYDMDSVRFSSNVSDAEMMRRLSAMNSFITLPYNDVVKNYIILYSERMPSKMGRVLGLSGYYFPIFEDILLRYGLPQELKYMAVIESMLNPVATSRAGARGIWQFMYQTGVGYGLEINSFVDERLDVEKAVEAAARYLRDAYRTFGDWALAISSYNCGAGNVSKAIRRADGKRDFWSIYEYLPRETRGYVPAFVGAMYAMTYHREYGIAPQQTGMPVQTDTFMIRRNLHFSQIEAVVGVPMKDLQNLNPQYVNDIIPGNKHPYVLKLPYNWTGSFLDANRDSLYAYKADSLLSGKVLADVAAGRSGKSTSGQQRIAYKVKSGDYLGRIASRYGVTINQIKSWNHLRSNSIQIGQTLYIYKNGGPSISQGSTGGKSGGSSSSKPKTVIYTVKNGDSLSKIASRYKGVSINDIKKANGLKSDAIRAGQKLTIPQK
- a CDS encoding putative ATPase — translated: MLPPLPERMRPQKLSEYVGQRHLVGPGCILRNMMDSGALSSFILWGPPGVGKTTLARIIAGTLDREFYTLSAVSSGVKDVREVIDAAKAKSLFSPAGAPILFIDEIHRFNKAQQDALLGAVEAGTVILIGATTENPSFEVITPLLSRCQVFVLKSLEVEDLQALLDRALREDEVLKERRIEVRETDALFRHSGGDARKLLNILEIVVDAQVGKADPVVIDNRTVTECLQENVAIYDKGGEMHYDIISAFIKSVRGSDPNAAVYWMARMLDGGEDPLFIARRLCILAAEDIGLANPNALLLADATFRIVHSIGMPEARIPLSECAVYLASSPKSNSAYLAIDKALAAAKADQTASVPLYLRNAPTKLMEDLGYADGYKYAHDFPGHFTDLEFLPEKLSGTAFYEPQPNAQEDRLKSYLEACWPKYYKK
- a CDS encoding cysteate synthase, yielding MKFYPTQYRLMNVATGRVFDDHGWDLSDPQGGEPSLVRAVYAQKRFTPRDDLRGLYRYAEWMPIRRTLKNSCAPVTYKSKGLAKFLGLNNLYITFSGWNPKIGAKMETCSFKETEAFSVCARMDKKEERVLVVQSAGNTARAFAQVCSDNEIPVVICIPEDNIHDLWFHKKLNRCVKVIAAPHGCDYYDAITLGEKLAQDPRYFLEGGAKNVARRDGMGTTLLSCVEKAGRIPDAYFQAVGSGTGAVAAWENAERLAADGRFGPNKMRVYMAQNRPFTLIHDSWKAQSRALAALDPAEGRRNAEVILAKVLANRKPPYSLAGGVFDVLRESKGDTFTCSNDDIMYWLLQFRNLEGYDLLPAPCAAVAALAQAVADGTVAKDECIMLNCTGGGTLGSMAKGYVLKEPDLVLDPNQSAEEIITAVDSLF